One Gemmatimonadaceae bacterium genomic window carries:
- a CDS encoding radical SAM protein — protein MMREATASNTKRTPQSIDVVLVNPGQRQAVYQQLADDLSAIEPPSLAGLFATYLRNKGVSVAIVDAPATDLSPKGTAEFISENFRPVLTVMVVYGFQPSASTQNMVAAGETCRALKEINPECRIMMTGTHPAALPERTLREETVDFVCDREGPETILMTTNALKSGATSFEGIPSLWYYVGDAVTSNPPGALMTNLDTEMPGVAWDLLPMEKYRAHNWHCFEHIDDRQPYVSMHTSLGCPYKCSFCCINAPFGKSAYRMWSPETVIAEIDILVKQYGVKNIKFVDEMFVLNPSHVLGICDAIIERGYDLNIWAYARVDTVKDEFLHKLKGAGFRWLALGIESASKHVRDGVEKGRFGTTDILKTVKKIQDAGINVIGNFIFGLPDDTHESMRETLDLAVEANCEFANFYCAMAYPGSKLYTMALETGLDLPETWIGYSQHSYECLPLGTDTLTSAEVLKFRDEAFLTYFSNLRYLNMVREKFGEKVAAHVQQMTKVKLKRKLLHEPALVGSGG, from the coding sequence ATGATGCGCGAAGCAACAGCCAGCAACACGAAACGCACGCCGCAATCGATTGACGTTGTCTTGGTCAACCCTGGTCAACGGCAAGCTGTTTACCAGCAACTCGCCGACGACCTGTCAGCGATCGAGCCGCCGTCGCTGGCCGGCCTGTTCGCCACGTATCTCCGCAACAAGGGTGTCAGCGTGGCGATTGTAGATGCGCCCGCCACCGACCTCAGCCCGAAGGGTACCGCCGAATTCATCTCGGAGAATTTCCGCCCGGTACTGACCGTAATGGTCGTGTATGGGTTCCAGCCATCCGCTTCCACGCAGAACATGGTCGCCGCAGGCGAAACCTGCCGCGCGTTGAAGGAAATCAACCCGGAATGCCGGATTATGATGACGGGGACGCATCCCGCCGCGCTTCCCGAGCGCACGCTCCGCGAGGAAACGGTCGATTTCGTGTGTGATCGCGAGGGGCCGGAAACGATCCTGATGACGACAAATGCGTTGAAGAGCGGAGCCACGTCGTTCGAGGGAATCCCGAGTCTCTGGTACTACGTGGGCGACGCGGTGACGTCGAACCCTCCCGGGGCCCTGATGACTAATCTCGACACCGAGATGCCGGGAGTCGCATGGGACCTCCTGCCGATGGAGAAGTACCGGGCTCACAACTGGCATTGTTTCGAGCACATCGACGACCGGCAGCCGTACGTATCGATGCACACCTCGCTCGGTTGCCCATACAAGTGCTCGTTCTGCTGCATCAACGCGCCATTCGGAAAATCCGCATATCGGATGTGGTCTCCGGAAACGGTAATCGCGGAAATCGACATTCTAGTCAAGCAGTACGGTGTGAAGAACATCAAGTTCGTGGACGAGATGTTCGTCCTCAATCCCAGCCACGTACTCGGCATATGTGACGCAATCATCGAGCGCGGCTACGACCTGAACATCTGGGCGTATGCGCGAGTGGATACCGTCAAAGACGAATTCCTCCACAAGCTGAAGGGCGCCGGCTTCAGGTGGCTCGCGCTCGGAATCGAATCTGCCAGCAAGCATGTCCGCGATGGTGTCGAGAAGGGCCGTTTCGGCACGACAGACATTTTGAAGACGGTCAAGAAGATCCAGGACGCCGGAATAAACGTTATCGGGAACTTCATATTCGGCTTACCCGACGACACTCACGAATCCATGCGGGAGACGCTCGATCTGGCGGTGGAGGCAAACTGCGAGTTCGCCAATTTCTATTGCGCTATGGCGTACCCCGGATCGAAGCTCTACACAATGGCTCTTGAGACCGGCCTCGATCTTCCGGAGACCTGGATCGGCTATTCCCAGCACAGTTACGAATGTCTGCCACTCGGGACCGACACACTGACCAGCGCCGAAGTACTCAAATTCAGAGATGAGGCGTTTCTCACTTATTTCTCGAATCTCCGCTATCTGAACATGGTGCGGGAGAAATTCGGGGAGAAGGTTGCCGCCCACGTTCAGCAGATGACGAAGGTGAAGCTGAAGCGAAAGCTCCTTCACGAGCCGGCGCTCGTTGGCAGCGGCGGCTGA
- a CDS encoding adenine phosphoribosyltransferase: MKSLVRSIPGYPIPSVNFRDITTLLADPCGFRETIDRIAERYTEARIAKVAGIEARGFILGGAVAYLLGAGFVPIRKKGKLPWTTIGHDYMLEYGTDRVEMHTDAIAAGERVLLLDDLVATGGTASAAAQLIDQTGGDLVELCFIIDLPDLGGRKKLEAEGRKVFHLMEFEGD; encoded by the coding sequence TTGAAGTCGCTGGTACGCAGTATCCCCGGCTATCCGATTCCCTCCGTCAATTTCCGAGACATAACGACCCTGCTAGCCGACCCTTGCGGGTTCAGGGAAACGATTGATCGGATCGCCGAACGGTACACCGAGGCACGAATCGCCAAGGTCGCCGGCATCGAAGCCCGCGGATTCATTCTCGGCGGCGCCGTCGCGTACTTGCTCGGGGCGGGGTTCGTCCCGATTCGGAAAAAGGGCAAACTTCCGTGGACCACGATCGGCCATGATTACATGCTCGAGTACGGCACCGATCGTGTCGAGATGCACACTGACGCGATCGCCGCGGGGGAGCGTGTCCTGCTCCTTGACGACCTGGTCGCCACCGGTGGCACGGCGAGCGCCGCAGCGCAGCTGATTGACCAGACGGGTGGTGACCTAGTCGAGCTTTGCTTCATCATCGATCTCCCGGATCTGGGCGGCAGAAAAAAACTCGAGGCGGAAGGACGCAAGGTTTTCCATCTGATGGAATTCGAGGGGGATTGA